ttttaaaaatatataattgtaaaagactgtataataaaaattatttagactttttttttatacactattaaacttaaaaaagaaaaaaactaatttataaaaaaaatcttttgaatTAAGGTTTTTTGAAaaggaaattttttatttaacacATGTCAAAATcttagataatatttttttgcaactttcttttgattaggattttaaaaaaggaaattactattaaataatatttataattactttttaatgaAATTCGTAGATaaattactatcaaataattatttttagttattaataaataatttgaaaattactatttttacaatttgtaTCAATGCTAATTATACattcttttgttaattaaatattttttagtatcatattcatcatcaaatactctcttaaaaaaattatcaaataaatttttacaattcaCTTTTGgttatgatttaaaaatatgatacaaatttcttttgttcatgattttttttagaaaaattaaaaaaaactattaaatattcttttacattttttaagattttagaaaaggaaattaatattacataatgttttacaattataatttttctaagattttgaaaaattaaatttctatcaaataattatttccagttaatattaactatttttaaaagttgtcattttcaaaattcgtttttttcaatatcactaatatttttacaatttttcttgttaattaaaaattattactatcatgtttatcattaatttgtttttaattaaaaattagtattaaataGAAGTTTACAATTCTCTGGATAttaagattttttctttttttaaaaaaaagaaaaaactcttAACTCGTTAAGattacaaatttgtttttttagatCTTAGAATCTATAAACACCAGATATCTTATCATTATGAAAAGAGGACAAGAAACGACAGAAGTCGAAAGAAGCATGATCAAATATAGACATCTCAAGGTCTCAGATGTGAATCAGACGAAACCTCAACTCGGCTTCGCGTGGGCCGAGTGAAacatctctgaagaacatcactTGGTCGCCATGCGCGGAGGTGAGAACGGTAACAGCGCTGGGGTTCACCGGACTGACAGATGAAACAGCATTCTTCCGTTAGGTTTCATCACAATCGTGGAGGAAGCAGTGGACTTCCCGTTTGGTTTCGCAGTGGTAGAGGAGGTGACGGTCTTCTTGCTGAGCTTGCGGTCGCTGGAAAGTGAAGAGTTGCCGGTGGGTTCCATCAGGATGAGGATATGAGAGAATCTTATCAAATTTGATAGAGAGATAGGCTAGgaaaagaaatttataaatagaaaaattgagAAGAAGGTGAAAGGAATCCATTGATTGAGTTGAAGCAAAACCTTTGATTAGTGCAGTTAGTGGCGTAGTTACTCGTCGAAACGGTTTTGGAGAGAAGACAAATTGAAGAGGTGGAAGTCAAAAGGTAGGAGAAGAACGATATACATCGCGTAACACTACGCGGACCATCAGCTTGTAAAACATGGGTTAACAGATCAGACAGGCCGAAAACAACATAAGCCCACGAACACTACGCCGACCATCAGCTTGCATTACGTAGGCTAACAGATCAGACATGccgaaaacaatatataattggCCCACAAACAATGTCCAATTCGATGATCCAACATTCGGTGGTGATGTGGAGAGATGAAGCTATATGATTGGCTAaaaatgttgtttttgttttgttatgtcAAACTGTTCCTTCTGATATTATTATTGGGAACTAaataatttatgagtttttccAACCGCCTATCTCGGTTTGATGGGGTTTAAATCGGTTCGGTTTTCACACAGGGAGTAAAATAACAATTGGCGTGACCTATTTGACAATCACAAAAACAAATCCCTAAACCTATTTTCTTTCTCAGCCACTTCTTCATCCTCGCTCTCAGCCGCTTCTCCATCCTCGCAGGTAAGATCTCTCTCCCTTCTCCATATTATATTATCCAAATTCAGagtttttatatcaattaattgaAACTTTTGAATTACCAAGAAAGTAGAGATTCCCTTGGTAGTTGATAGGTTTCTAATGCAATTGTCTGCTGATTTGGGATTCCCAGAAGGGCCGAAATCGCGCAAATCGACCGAGAAgttcgaggtggcttgatctaagggATCATGACGTGGTGTCAACCATTTAACCTTctgagtgtcaacacaagaAGGAGTTGTAGACGTGCATGAAGCAGTTCCATGCAGATCGACAcacagaagcacgaggtgtcgcagtACCTGCGATCTGCGCATGCGAACTGACATGCAGAGGTCCGTGTGTCGCGACGCATGAACCCCAGACATGCTGAGAGCTATGTGGACGTGGTGGTGTCTCCTGGCATGTAAAGGAGGCATGCAACAGGGCATGTGGACGCCCATGTGTCGCCACACATGCAACCGGAAGCATGCATGACGACACACATGCGATCAGGTGGCTCATTCTTATTGGCtggcaacttctatatatacccAGCCACCCTTCACCATTTTTACTCATCTCATTCCATAGAAACCAAAGAAAAAcgtggctagagagagagagagagagaaagaagtgagGTGCTTTAGAAGTATAGACATTTTCGAAGAACGATAAACTGCCGGGAAGTTCCGAAAGACTGTCCAGAAGTGAAAGAAGGTTCTTTCTGAGTTCTGATCAGTCCAGACCAGTCCATTCCAAACATCTACGTTGGATTTTGGCATTTAACATCACGGTACCAAGACGAAGATTTGGAGGGGAGAAAAAGGGTTTGATCAACATCTGGAATCAAAGAGTCGAGCCACATCGCTTAATCACTGTGAGTCACggttaattgtttgttaacGAATTTTAAATGCAGGTTCCTGACATCGGAGACGGCTTCCGAGCTAGGATAGCTGGACTGGTCTAGGTGTCAGCTTGTGGATCCGAGGCTTGAGACGATGTCTGGATAAGTGGatagcaagactagtctaagcacccggaatattgtgattgtgtgattattatatgttgttatagTGTGTACCTCGTGTTGGTACTATTGTGTGAAAACCTTGTGgtggttctagtagtagtttgcAGGTCAGTGCTTCCTCAAATGGTACCACTAAGCCGGTCATGGTCCGGAAACTGGTGGGCTCGGTTTaacttggcttgatcaccaaggccgGGTGTCACACGTGGATGTGACAGCCCCCGGCGAGTCCGATATAGGACCGGGGCACGGCGATTCCGATTGAGGACCGTGACCGGGTGATTTCTGAGCGCCTAcgcctgtgtggtgtaatattgaagggattgccggtgtcccttatgtggaggaagaatgattttGTTGGGTCCTAggagtatatataaatatggttgattgatatgacactcataaagagtgtttgatttattatggtTTAATGGTTTATTGCTTAAATCAGTCATGCTTTATGATCTTGAATATTGATTATTGAACTACCCGTCTTGCTTGTGTTTGGTGTGGGGTTTAGAATGACGGATAGTTGTATATGCTAGATAGGGAATCCTGGCTCACTgagtgaaactagttcactcactcCTCACATCCTTTTGCAGGTGACCAGTATAAAAGACCATAGCGCTCGCGGACCATGGACCCTATGTAGGAGCTGGTGTAGATTGCACATCTTTTGCTAAAGactcgttttcaagatatatgaatgtatgttttactttcgGCTGCGTCCATGGaccctatgtataatattttgggcttgtgaacttcatgttttatatagatgaaataaagtatgttttatattcgcaacgtgttgaatctgatattaggttagtccaACCTAACACAACTCTATGATTCAGTACAGGTTGCAAAGCCTCAGGCCGAAGATTAGAGGAAACGAGTTTCGAATGGATATTCTGGGTTACagaattatgttttgtgacttgGAAAGTCTATTCTCAACCCGTCGTAACACTTTCGGACTTGGCAGAGGAAGGTTGTtcgggcatgttcttgtttgattgttgcccgGCTGACTGACCGATGTCTGAAACGGTTCGAGGGTGTTACAGTCTCGATCGAAATGACGATTATGACCCTAAGAGAAAACAGATGGGTACAAAATGGTAGTGGTTGAGCAAAAAAAGGAAGACCTAGATGACGTGAAATGGATATCACCATCTTAAGGTATTATACGGTGGCTAGTGTGGCTATCCACcggggttttttttttcagcaacgTGTACCGATGGTATATTcgtcaaacacacacacacacaaaaactcaaaaaagaGTAGTAACGTAGAAACTAAACCAAACGAACCTTAGATCTAACAGCCTCTGACAATTTCACAGTGCAACTGGACTCTTCAAAGGCAGCGACACCGCTGCCTCCACCTGCACCACCACCGCTGAGAGAAGTGGCGTCGCTCCAAGAAAGAGGCGTAGAGGGACTGGCACGAGTATGCTCTCCCTTCTTTCTCGATGGCCCCGTAGCCTTGCTTCTCCGCTGTCGCACACTCCATTTCAGCTTGAGATCCGTCACGCCGCTCTTCTCGGGATGAGGCGGCGGCTCAACATGGTGGAAGGAGATCAGCGCCTCCGCCACCAGTGAAACATCGGACATAGCCTCACGAGTCCAGGGCCAGCCCTGAGCCAAGCTAAGTGAAACATTTGCAACAGGCCCCcgaaatttttgaaaacaatTACAGAGACATAAGCCtccaaaaatagtttttaatgccccccaaattaataataataaaaatttacataGACATTGTTACATGTCTCTAAAATTTCAGAGCCGGCCTTGAGTCCAGTCTCCGCCGGTCGTGGCCTAGGTTTGAACTTTCTACCGTttcgagagagagaaagtgagagaagGAGAAATGGTGTGGCGAAAAGTggagaagaaggaaaaaaaatctatgtggCACGTTAATGAGTAGATATACATTCGGAACGATTTCACACACAGAGATAGATATAAGATAGATTGAAATAGTACTTTGTAAACTTTTGTCTTCATTATTTTCTAGGTGAAAATGGGACCCATGGGAATACTTACGTGGCATCATGGGTTATTTTGTGATTCGTGTCTCGTGTATGCCCGATGCTTGCGTGACGGTTCGGTTTTTTATCCACTAGTATATGCAGTTTGGGGATAATTTTGTGGACGTGTGAGGTGTTAACCCATTGATCTTTTTAGTTTCTTTGTTTAGCTTTgtcaatatggtttatatatatttgatattaataTAGCTTTGAATTTACATAACTAATAACATGTTTTTCCATTGATGTAGGAAATATCATTGTATATTTACAAATGAGATTTATGTTTGCATAAAGTTTAGGCgaataacactacaagaaaacatattttttactagggcagtattcattgtaaattcgtcgtaaacggggtgttacgaggaattaacgttgaaagacgtttcgttgttaaacgtccgtcgtaacggaggtttcgtcgtaaacgactcgttacgtttacgacgaaatatatttctcgtaaagcgcagggaaagaattcgtcgtaaacgacacgtaagatttcgtcgtaaagcccacgtaatgatttcaatgtaaagcacacgtaaatacttcCGTTGTAAAttactcgtaaacatttcgatgtaaaaccctcgtaaatctttcgatgttaatcactagtaaacattcgatgtaaactccatgtaatgtttacgaggagtttacatcgattcttattatattattattaattagtatataataaattttaatttatatttaatattcagaatttaaagtaatttaaattttaaaacgaaatatgaaaatgaaaaacatattttaaaaaatcatacaataatatttaaattcatgaTACAAAcagtaatataaaaaaaactacatattatCGGAGTACTCGGttgggttgctcggctgttagccccaaacctgaaaaaaaaaacaatttaaccgttagaaaataaaaataatttaaattttaatgtaataaaaattaataacttaccaataagtttctcggggtctatcggggtctagaacatccaaaccctcccgtccaggctgggcaagcaaatcctccaccgtatatctcgcgaagggagcatatgaaggtccacgcaaatccggatgaactgcaccttctgggacaggctgaggtgcagccgttggaggaggaggtggaggcatctgcggtggaagaggaggactcgaaaaaactctctgagaagtctgagagtctagAACTGCATCAGAAGACGAtagaccggaagaagatgtaccagaaccatcgccaaacaactagGCATAAGTAGGTactgctggtttccttctaggagctatctaaaaacaatttaaataaatttaatcaattataacgacataattaaaaaattattccgttacctaactaatcacctaaactatagtattccgtcatctaactaatcacctaaactaactacctaactaatcacctaaactaattacctaactaattaatcacctaaactaactttaaaaaaaaaggaggaaagagagtgtaccttagagggagaggagaggagtttgggaggaatgaacgaggcagtctcgtctcggcgtctcaatatatagaaaaggatttgtcctaaacgcgacgtaatattacgacgaagttaccaggcccgcgttttttcatttacgaagaagttaccaggcccgcgtttttcgatttacgacgaaattacgtcgaaacgtcggtttacgacgaatttaccaggcccgcgtttttcaatttacgacgaaattaccaggcccgcgtttttccatttacgacgaaattaagtggaatagataaccatttacgacgattttacaacgcttaaccctaaacaccgagaatgaaatccctaaaccccaaagtcacatatcatctaacatcatatcttcttctctactacttcttgctctttctccaacttaaactctaaaaccctaaaactccaaataaatttttaaaaactaaagaaatacatattatataaaacaacatttgttacacatacattaagatggtaaaaaaacaatacttctttaaacatacgttacaatagagaaatacaacatttgttacatatattacatcactctaaatcgttttcgttctcatcaatattacatcactctaaatcattttcattccaatcactatcattacaatcatcatcgtcgcttctctcgaactcgtcttcacgtgcttcatctgtcgcatcttcgaaaatatcttcatattgaaagttttgcggatcgatcaaaaggatttcatcaattggttgttctggtacctcaacttcattgatagcgtcttcttcttgcaagggcggttcttctccagcgacaatgcgtccacgaggtgtaattttgatagcagctaaccagtttatcccggaagttcgaagccgaggataaggaaggaagctaacttgctcggcttgtgaagctaatatgaaaggctcaaatttgttgtatcttctcccaaaattgacatccacaacaccaaatttgttataccgaatccctcggttcacaacaagatcgaaccattcacatttgaagaggacgcattttagcttcaataaccccggaaattccactcactaatctcctgcaagatcccgtaaaagtccgcttcacctttcacacatattccgtagttactcgttgcccgatgtctcccatactcgtatgtgtgaaaggtaaatcctcgtgtgaaatacataggtgatgtggtgacctttgcaactggaccttgaaccaattcgtgaaaccatacgggataataaggatcgtcataatcaacctgcaaaaagcagatattcttaattaatattgaagtatcaaaacacttacttaattaatcaatgtatgagatatattacgtacctgtgattttaaccacttgacaaagtgcttatctttacgtgtgtccacatcagttgcaaaTATTCCTggcattgcttcttcaacttgagatacaaatatgctgcaaattaaacaaataatcaagtcatacataattaacttcaattcatataattgacattcacaaaaatatttacctttcaaagtaacgggtcactgcatcctcgcagttgagcagaatataagtgtggtcactatgtttatcctcttcacatgaccaccatacttctttcgttttaccaccaaaccgtgcaatttctcagaaaatgtcaggaataccatcaattggatatgatgtcggtactccaccatcatcatatcttctaggaactctttttctcgcacgaacagttggagcaaagtagtgaATCCGTAACCAGCATCCGTAAGAAACTGGAATTTGTGAATCACCCCAATTTGAAACGTTTGAGTGTTTTTTCCTTTTAACGAGGGAAACTCGAGACTCTTCCACTCCTATCTCTCCACTTTCTTCTCTTCGAATCTCATCCGCCATGGCTGATCAAGGTCGTCCTTCCCTTAATCGATCTAGACGACGGAGGTTCAGTGAAATCGATCATTCGTTCGGAGAAAACTATCACTTCCGTCCTCGAGTTCCGTTCATATCGTTCCATGATCGTCTACAAAGAACCCGACTGTTGTTCTCGAATACCGTTCCGATCATCGGAGGATATTTTCGCCGTCATCATAACGAGGAAGCTGCTATCGGGTATCGTTATCTTTGTCTCCGAGGATTTGTAGTTCAGGGTTCTTTAGATCCTAAGGAACCCGTTTTAGATCATGTGTTTAGGGTTATCGATAACATATGATGGTCTTACACTATAATGCATGTACATCCATTCTGTCCTAAGGTTGTGAGAGAGTTTATCTCAAACAAACCCTTCGATGATGAGGGTGTTCTGATTCGGGGTTATGTGTTCCAATTTACCCCTGCGGTGATCAACCGATTGATGATGACGCCAGCTGTCGAACACTCTTTTGAGTGGAAAGATGTTGATCTGAATCAGGCGATCTCACACCTCACTGGAGACCAATGCTCTGGATGGACGGGGTTCAATCTCAATGCTTTGATCAATCCCTTCCAAGCTCTGTACTGTGTCTGCGAGCTCAATTGGCTTCTAGGACCTGAATCGGATTCAATGATCAAAAACCGGCTCCGCCTTCTTTATGCAGTTGCCAAAcgcaaaaaaaataactttggtCTTCTTGTGTATGACCAAGTGATCGAGATGACCCGCAAGAAAGACTGGGACACAAACCTTATCTTTCCAAACCTCATATATCAACTGTTGATGCTTCAAAGAGAGGTGCCTTTGTTACCAGGCGATGAAGAACCTATTGGAAGAGGTATCCCTATCCAAGGATTAGCGGGTGACACAAGTGGACCTAGGGGACGTAGAAGGTTGTATTAGTTTAGCAACCAAATGATTTTTTGTAATGTCCATCACTCTTTCGCGAATGTGgctaatatatgattttttgttaAGTAGCTTGTGTCTGAATCCTCTATGAAACAGTTGTAATCGCAATGAAAGTTATGTTTTTGGTTTGATgttattgtataaatataaatgttgATTTGCTATGATATTATTGTCTAGAAGAGATGTTATTACCAATCATCTTTCTCAACAATATCTTCGTTCTATCTTCGCTCCAACAGATACAACGCATGTCTAAGTACTAGGAGCCAAAAATGGAAATGGCCGAGAGTAAAAATTATGTTGGTAGGAGAGTTCGAACCCTGGGTCAGTAACCTAAACGAGGGCTATTATACCACTAGAGTAAATacacttttgaaaatttatggCCGGCTTATTTCATATCTATCAGTGGCCGGAAGCCACTTACTTCTACAGCTTGTGAACGAACATAGCCGGTTTGCACCAGTCTTGAACAAATTAAAGGGTTGTGAATCATACttgatttgtatatttatacGGAATCATTATGAATTACCATATCTACGAAAATTCTACATCAAAAAAAGGAATGtagtataatttttaaaatcagcCTTATCAATCTTCGAGTATCTCCTttcaaaagggaaaaaaaaataaatctcacCAAATAAATAACCATAGTTTGGTATTtacttaaatttaatttaactaACTTATTCTTAACCAATTTCATGTTATTTCTTTCTCATGGTCCACAACGCAACTTCCGATCATCTAAATACCTGATCTCTTTCTTACATTTTTTATAATACTTAGctactctttttatttttaaacaattgcATAGACTCGATAATCACAACTTTtccatttttctaaaaaatacaaTACTCCTATTTCCGAGCGCAGTTAATGTTCTATCTCGGTTTGATGAATCGGTTCGGTTTTCACACAGGGAGTAAAATAACAATTGGCACATGACCTATTTGACAATCACACAGAAAAATCTCTAAACCTATTTTTTTTCTCAGCCGCTAATAGTTAATTAGCAtttatggttttgttttggttcgtaaagaaaatttatttgttactaCAAATATAGGATctctattattttgtaaatatgatgaAAATCTAAGGGaagaatcctaaattttttaaataggatcctgctttgaTAATTAATGGAGTAGTATAGATGTTAATTATAGGGATTAAAGAATTTATGAATACTAGGGGgttttccgggctacgcccggattttttcctataatattaatttagtttaatttttatatttattctataaataaacaATATGATATATATTGGAACTGATTATAGAATTATAAAAGTGAATGCAAATTTAAAACTACTTGAAATAATTTCTtgttttattgaaattttatttaggGTATTAGTaagattaataaaaagttaactAAATTATTAGTTAAGATTATATATTCTTTATCTTGAAATTTTCACtattcaaaatttgttattttattattgtaaatTATATCACCTGATgaacaaacatattaaaatgatttaaaatttgtttaatctgaatatatttattttttattgaatgattATATTTATTACCACACTTATTTAAGTTTacgtaaaataaattttaaattaacagcatttttaaattttttttgttaatgtttaTTTTGGCTTAAAACCCAttaatttataacttttaaggATATTAGgacatttatctttttatttattttgtcacATGctaatacattatatataactGGAGTTTCCTCCTCAAATAATCTACGAAATAGGCTTGCATGATCATTATATCATCCATCTATTACAAATGattcttgtttttatgtttattgtCATCAACCTAGAAGAGCAAAGCATTAACATACgttttatttttatgcttaCTCAAGTGTATTGTTAAGAATGTTAATTAATTACTAACTAATAGCTCTTATAGTCACTCTTGtgtcttttgttttttcataaACCCTCTGCTCACATCTCGGTCATCCAACCTCTAACTTTactgaaatatgtatataacatGGTGGCCTTGGTATAACCAAAATATTATGACTGTAAGTTAAAAACAATTCcatatttttaatcaagatgAATCATGTAGACATAAGCTGAATCACAAAATAGGTTGTTTGCCCGCATGTACTTATTAGTTTATACTACGGGCATAGCCATTGTTCAGAGCTTGATGAGTTGTTTCAGGCCATTGCgaaactttattatatataaattatacaatatttaagTTACAGCAAACAATAAACAATAGTTAAGGTACGTTGAAACTgaaatacaataattaaaataaaaaagtgagGCCCAGTCATTATTCAATCAAACACTTGTctcttatttgaaaattttacaaacaaaaccaaaaagacAGTTCAAACGATTAGAAGACAAAGCATAGCAAACAACCCGATTAGTCCAGCAGATTTAAAGTAATcagtaaacataaatataaagaCAGAAGTGATTATAAAAAAGTAGTTCAAAGATTAAAAGACAAAGTCTGAAAGGGAAAGAAACAATGCACTGTCTTTAGATAAACCAAAATAGTACTT
This region of Brassica napus cultivar Da-Ae chromosome C5, Da-Ae, whole genome shotgun sequence genomic DNA includes:
- the LOC106373679 gene encoding uncharacterized protein LOC106373679, yielding MSDVSLVAEALISFHHVEPPPHPEKSGVTDLKLKWSVRQRRSKATGPSRKKGEHTRASPSTPLSWSDATSLSGGGAGGGSGVAAFEESSCTVKLSEAVRSKVRLV